In Montipora capricornis isolate CH-2021 chromosome 4, ASM3666992v2, whole genome shotgun sequence, a single genomic region encodes these proteins:
- the LOC138046362 gene encoding craniofacial development protein 2-like gives MERVLAVLGKLLAPTIAQARWEVDKTCGDGVKAYRQPRPAGIHNSGGKTKKSTTNLILASWNVRTLLDNEERPERRTALISRELEHYQIDIAALQETSFLTRDNSRKKTHTYYWSGKPSGERREAGVAFAISNHLVKELESLPTGKNDRLISLRIHIGQQTYLTLISAYAPTMTNDIETKDLFYRSLDSLLSETPAADKLIILGDFNARVGKDHEPWPQTLGKFGRGKMNSNGEMLLTKCSEYQLAITNTFFNFSDKWYYSWKHPRSKHPTLLDYIITRRSDLRDFRSTRAMRGAECCTDHFMIRAKCNIKPKPPPLKKKGSKPPKKLKNQTEKDKLVTGISENLPTLPTGTIEEQWEALKNLVYSAASDVLGKPTRKHTD, from the exons ATGGAGAGGGTGCTAGCAGTACTGGGCAAGCTGCTTGCTCCTACAATTGCCCAAGCTAGGTGGGAAGTTGACAAGACCTGTGGCGATGGAGTAAAGGCATACCGGCAG CCGCGGCCAGCGGGAATCCACAACAgcggtggaaaaacaaagaaatcaactaCTAATCTTATCCTGGCATCATGGAATGTCAGAACCCTGTTAGACAATGAAGAGCGACCTGAAAGAAGAACAGCTCTTATCTCTCGAGAACTAGAACACTACCAGATTGACATTGCAGCACTGCAAGAGACCAGTTTTCTGACCAGGGACAACTCAAGGAAAAAAACTCACACCTACTACTGGTCTGGCAAACCATCTGGTGAGCGAAGAGAAGCAGGGGTTGCTTTTGCAATATCAAATCATCTTGTTAAAGAACTTGAGTCACTGCCAACAGGAAAGAATGACCGTCTGATATCATTACGAATTCACATTGGTCAACAAACATATCTGACACTGATCTCAGCCTATGCACCAACAATGACAAACGACATTGAGACTAAAGACCTATTCTATCGATCACTGGACAGCTTGCTCTCCGAGACTCCTGCAGCTGACAAGCTCATTATATTAGGTGATTTTAATGCAAGAGTGGGAAAAGATCATGAACCATGGCCACAAACATTGGGGAAGTTCGGAAGAGGGAAAATGAACTCAAATGGTGAAATGCTCTTAACAAAGTGTTCTGAATATCAACTGGCTATCACAAACACGTTCTTCAACTTCTCAGACAAGTGGTACTACTCATGGAAACATCCAAGATCTAAGCACCCTACTCTCCTGGACTACATCATTACTAGGAGATCTGATTTGAGGGACTTCCGCAGCACCAGAGCTATGAGGGGAGCCGAGTGCTGTACCGATCACTTCATGATCCGTGCCAAATGTAACATCAAACCAAAACCTCCtcctctgaagaaaaaagggtcAAAACCCCCCAAGAAACTGAAGAACCAAACTGAGAAAGACAAACTTGTAACCGGGATTAGTGAAAATCTCCCAACATTACCAACTGGTACTATTGAAGAACAGTGGGAAGCCTTGAAAAATTTGGTCTATAGTGCTGCATCAGACGTCCTCGGCAAACCTACTAGGAAGCATACAGACTGA